The stretch of DNA accgtgccaacaagatactggCACGATACAAATCCCGTACcgatgacacagctcaaaaccctctattctttaaattagtaagtaatttcctcaataaagttcaaaagatgtgataaaaagacataataaatagttagaatattttattgctaaagaaaataaatatttcatgctattatgtgtcggcacctaagaatttttttgaccggcacggctcggcacgcaccgtgccggcaagtttccggcacgaccccgtgccacggcacttaaatccttgatttggACTAATTGATTTAGTTGCGTCATTTGTTCTTAACATAACAGAGAAGTGCATAACTTAAATAATTTCGGATTTAACTTTTTTCAAGTATCTAATATACTCTTTAATAGGTTTAAGCTTGATATGTTTTTTTCTCCCTATAAACTTACagtttttagcaaaataaattgCAGAAACGAACAGTTCAAACACATGTTTCACGATCCTTGTCTCTACCATTGCGAAATATTGTTATTGTAAGATCTGGATCTTTACCTACACAAAAACAGGTTACACCAGAACATCCTCAAAACGgtaatcttcttctttttctttttctgtttttgtttgttttgtttgtttaaGACGTTGGCTTTAGCAGTGTAAGAATATAATGAGTTtcatcttgttttttttttttgaaaatcaggTCACTTAAATGCTGCTGCACATTCGGATGATAATGATGAGGAGATTCCGGAAGAAGAAGCAGTTTGCAGAATATGTTTAATCGGGTTGAATGAAGGAGGGAGTTCGCTTAAAATGGAATGCAGTTGCAAAGGCGCTCTAAGGCTCACGCACGAAGAATGTGCAGTAAAATGGTTTAGCATAAGAGGCAACAAGAAATGTGAAGTGTGCGGCCAAGAGGTTCTTAATCTACCAGTAACATTGTTACGGATGCAGAGTTCCTCTCCAAGGGGTGGTGCTCAACAACAACACCTAATACAGAACCCAAACTCGCCATTGACGAGGTAAAAAGTCGCATACAGTGCGACATAATTATCGCACTATGtgaattttacaatattttgtGAGTGTTTTCTTAGACCATATAAcattattttgttttctctttggCAGAACCGGGCATGATGTGGTTGTGTTGATCTTGATAAGTACGATGTGttacttcttcttcctcgaaCAGCTACTGGTATGATAACTCAGATTACAAAACAAGAAAGAACTCCGAAGGACATAACCTTTCTATGTGAAGTTATGAGTGATATATTATTCTTAAAATACACTGCTTAAACTATCTTCTGAATATGGGTCATGCATATATTCTTTTGGTTTGCTCTAACAAGGAAATTTTCGGCAGTTGATTAATTATACTAAGCAAAAGAACCAAAGTAGAAGATAATGTCTTTTAGGAAATTTAGGATCTGTAGATACCAATTAATGGTTCTTATTTTTCGTATACTCTTGTGATCTGTGCTAATCAGATTAAACCTTCAGTTAGTGTTAATAGCGCCGCACTTCTTCACATACAAGTACATGCGCTTGCATCTTGCTTCTGCATCAAGTTGCCATTGTGTATTGACCTGCCTGAAAGTCCGAATAGCTAATAttgtagtaatttttttttttatttcatttggatTTTGAACTACTAATTATCCATTTAAAGTATAAAATCATTGTTGTTTATGTCATCAGTGTACGCTTTTACTTCTTAATCTCTATGATGTTAATGGCTTGATAAGCTGTTTCTCTTCTATAATAGGTCGATACGATGAGAACTCGTGCCGTTGTGATTGCTGCTCCATTTTCCTTGACACTTGGCCTTTTGGGATCATTTTTTTCAGTTGTCGTCggtaattaattacataagaAATTACTGTTTTGATCGATGGAGTTCAATTTAGTTCTTCGGTCTCAATCTATTTGCTTAATGCAGCATGCAGGGAGTATGCTTGGGCCTATTCAGCCCTTCAATTCTCACTTGTCGTCATATTTCTCCATCTCTTCTATTCTGTGGTGAGTAATTCGATTACATATCATAGTAATAAATTGTTTCTAGTGTCTTCCTCTGTGTTTATAAAAGTAAACTAGGTTCAAAATTATCAGCAAATTTGTATCTAAAATATCAGTTTCTGATGCTCCTAAAATGGTTCTCAGTAGTTTATCCTACTTATAAGTGCGAAACAAGTCAGACTCTTCGTAGTCCTACCTCACAATGCTACCTTTAAACTATTTGGTTTATCCAATAACTTGCATTTAAGGTCCTCGGAATTACACCTTTGAACTACTGACTCAACTTGATTGGAAGTGGCAGTATGATGTCTGAAACAACCAAACTAACGAGCTCATGCTTGCAGTAGTAAACTACTAAATTTTTGGCATTTTGCTCGTAGATGATCACCTTGTTACATCACATGTACAAGAAATATATGCGCTGCATGAAACTGCACATATGTAGGCAGAAACAAAACCGAGTAAATTTCTTTAGCATATCTAAGCAGTAACAAGTGGAACCGAATCGATTTAGGCGGTCTGTTTACGGTTTATTACCAATTCATCAATCAATCTTGTCGCACATATTTCGATTTTAACGAAGCTAACTGGTCTGTTGGCTCGGTTTTCTGCTTAACCAAATGCACGCGCAAGTATGCTAGCATGAAATCACTTGGTTGCCTCTTTGCATATTTATTCTTAGTTATTTCATTAATTGTCGATCATTTGTGACTACTCTTTCCTGATTTTCGCCTCCATAGTTTCATCCGGTGCTTTTCACATTGAATCTTTATAGAAAACAATCAACTTTGAGTATGTTGTTTATTTCATTGAGCAACTTTTTATCATCGTTTCTGCACATTTCATTACCGTTTCTGGGGGAGAAAAGGTTTCGAGAAAAATCTATGTAATTCGAAGAACGAGTTTTTGCTGACGACAGCAAAAAGATGTTTGTTCAAATGAGAATTCGTTCCGAACACAGCCATGTAATTGATCAGTAATCGCAGAACCTCTCTGTTTCCTCTCTAACagttttctctcttcttccttgcaGCTTCAGGTAAAAGTGATTTTCGCAATTCTTTTAGCTGCGTTCGCAGGATTCGGCCTTGCGATGGGAATCAACTCATTGTGTCTTCAATTCTTTTCTTGGAGATTTCGAACTATTCAAGCACAGATGAATGCAAGCccagcataaaaaaaaaaaaaaacaaagatggAAAATCTGCAAATCTTTGTATTATATGTATTGTAATCATATCCCATCACGCATTAATTTGGTTAaacatttgatatatatatatatacactcttTTCTTTCCATATTCAAAATGAGTCTGAAAACACGAAATCAGATGATCATAAACAGTTGTTTGCCGTGCGCATTCATATTGATTCTTTTTTTCCGAGCAAATTTCTTGTTGTTGGTTCAGATAAATATCAATTAAATGCTggtttgtttgaaaagaaattaatcTGTTTGAGgacaatatttataaaaaagttgaattttctCTTGTAAATTGCATGGAAATGAATATTTCCTACTCTATGCTGATATCATAATTTTGGAGAAGCAAATTTTCTACAACCCAGTAGGTAAGATTTTCTATACACAAGGTTTATCTAGCCGTTGGTTTTTAGTATAATTAATCTGTGCATGGATTAATCCAACTAAAATCCGACGGTGGAATCAATCCCATGCGTAGCGAATCCTACGAACGGGATTGTATCCAATTCGAACACTTGTTCGTAAAACACTTAAAGTGAACTTTCACATATGTTCCAATTCGAACGGGATTGTATCCAATCCTTTTGAAATTTTCagatcttttaaaatataaaattaggtgCTTTTGGAAATGCATTATTAAATTAGACCTAGGAAGCGCAATAATAATATGTTTAAAGGATTAGGGATTACATTGCTTTAAAAGTGAAAAGAGGATACAATGGAAAGGTAGTAATCCTATATCATCGACCGCCCTTAGGGgctatttggttggatgtagttatAAAAACAatgtagttggaaatacataTAGTTGTAAATGCTGCAGTCATAACTACACCtactttatttgattttatgcaGTTGTAACTGCTGCAGTTATATTTCTTATGTTTGGTAGTTTGCACTTgagatttgtatttataaattctatcaatttttaaatagaaaatgtgagattacctcttctgagcataataatataaaattatgtatgaatttaataaattttaaatgtaaatatattataaatttggtcaaaataaaaattaagatattattcaATTAGCAGACTGGAAACTAAGaagtgtataaaaaaaatttattaacccTAACAGACATTACTAAATCGTATTAGATttcatgaatatatatttttgagaaaaaaaataaaaaaaaaagcgtatgaaaaaaaaaatcacactttgtttatatttttaatgagCAAGCCGACTTCGGCTCACCTGCTGCAGTTGGTACTGCAGCCAATTTGGCTGTAGTACCAACTGCTACGGTTAGGTCTTTTCGTGCAGAtgcaactacagcagttggacTTAACTataccaaaccaaacaaaaaatttatagatgcatgcattttcaactacaatgcagttgaaaatgcatgcaaccaaacaaccccttagCGCAGTTGAGGACCTGAGGTATCAAATTTGAAGCTTGGCtgttttatatttctagtttagtttatttaaaaaaattgaacaaagcggataaataaaatactgaagtattttttacattatttttaaatactaattctGTATAATTTGATAGATCGGCAAAAGGACATGACTGGTGAATAAATGACAACTTTTAGAAAATATCAGAACTGAGAAAaggttaaatataaatttttattatttttttaattactatCCTACACAACTCATAAATGTTCTTTTCAAGAAAAAAGAAGGGACAATAATAACAAACGAAGTACAAAATAGggctttttttataaataaccccccgagtaatttttattttaaaaattgcactattaaaattaaaattgcaaaaatggcgcTGTCCCTGCCAcacaggcgccacgtcagcgccatgcgGGCAGGACTGGGGTcaggtattaagttgaacacggtgaataattcaccgtgtctaaacacggtgaatggtttaccgtgttttttacgtattttttgtatattgaaaagtgaaaTAAGGAGTggggatgtcaatagatatggatatccgatatattatccgaatccaaacccgaataaattatatatatatatacgtaatttatttttatttatctatacaatatataaaatattgtataaatattaaaccgttggatgaagatctaaggaatacaaattattaaatattttatatattgtataaataaacaaaaataaattatgtatatatatatatatatatatatatatatatatatatatatatatatataaaatttattcgggtttggattcggataatattttgaatatccatacctattgacatccctacttcttATTCCATTTTTCAATATACgtaacaaaaaatacgtactaaacacggtgaatcattcaccgtgttcaactacggtaaatggttcaccatgttcaacttaacacacgggtccagccctgcccgcgtggcgctgacgtggcgcctgcgtggcaggcccagggccatttttgcaaattaaattttgacagggctatttttaaaataaaaatttgtcaggggtctaaatgcaaaaaaagccctacaAAATATTATACGCACGCACGAAGCCTCGAATCATCCAAACTCTGATTAGATATCGATTATGATTTGGTTTAATCagtctcacgccacttcgaatatgactcggccaaTCCAGCCTCTCGCCACAGGACTGGATGTTGACCTCTTTAAGTCAACAcactagattttaaaaaaaaaattgaataaaaaaaggCTCTAATaatagcaaatatttttttggatttaacAAGTTATTTGTACTAGCGAGCTAGGTCTCTACGATTGGCTTTGTATATTGCGCGggtaaattattattctaaaatttcatataatacaattaaaataaaacattatTAGAAATGTACAGGGCATTTGGTCTAGTGGTATGATTCTCGCTTTGGGTGCGAGAGGTCCCGAGTTCGATTCTCGGAATGCCCCTCAAAACTTTGagccttttttatattttctttttaatctatTACTATTTAGTGTggatattttttcttattttttatttagagtggatatatatagtatatattatataataattaattattttattatctattaCAATCTAGTgtggatatttattttttatctttttttatctaTTACTATTTAgtgtagatatttttttattttttatttttaactttaaaacaATGAAGTTGCTTAGtgt from Ananas comosus cultivar F153 linkage group 18, ASM154086v1, whole genome shotgun sequence encodes:
- the LOC109724449 gene encoding uncharacterized protein LOC109724449; protein product: MASTTRRRRRRPPLFSDSFRHQKIEHLNLQRIDEGVLYVDPTSMDTSCALQVPAISASSKCSSSSAAFSRGLSFKSTTVVNDGERSSLLSPELAGKPESRSCTETTAIVNIISTFSWKRCASLPASPSSSLSPTSKCAKEKIFDDQPTSQKRTVQTHVSRSLSLPLRNIVIVRSGSLPTQKQVTPEHPQNGHLNAAAHSDDNDEEIPEEEAVCRICLIGLNEGGSSLKMECSCKGALRLTHEECAVKWFSIRGNKKCEVCGQEVLNLPVTLLRMQSSSPRGGAQQQHLIQNPNSPLTRTGHDVVVLILISTMCYFFFLEQLLVDTMRTRAVVIAAPFSLTLGLLGSFFSVVVACREYAWAYSALQFSLVVIFLHLFYSVLQVKVIFAILLAAFAGFGLAMGINSLCLQFFSWRFRTIQAQMNASPA